The following are encoded together in the Bacillus cereus group sp. RP43 genome:
- a CDS encoding DUF3784 domain-containing protein, producing MLAGFLVCLFVGLLIIFLGYQIYVKKRLFLLAGYQEETFVGDKNKLAKLSGVFSYIVGVATIILPFGLEKIGDLVGIVYAILVVLGTIVFLIKASLLNKSTIK from the coding sequence ATGCTAGCAGGATTTTTGGTTTGTTTATTTGTTGGATTACTTATCATTTTTTTAGGGTATCAAATATATGTGAAAAAGAGATTGTTTTTGTTGGCAGGATACCAAGAAGAAACGTTTGTTGGAGATAAAAATAAATTAGCGAAGCTTTCAGGGGTGTTTTCCTATATAGTCGGAGTTGCCACAATAATATTACCGTTTGGCTTAGAAAAAATAGGTGATTTAGTTGGGATCGTATATGCTATATTGGTTGTTTTAGGTACAATTGTGTTTCTTATTAAAGCAAGTCTGTTAAATAAGAGTACTATAAAGTGA
- a CDS encoding DMT family transporter translates to MDPNRLKGIIMVIIGACLWGLSGTAAQQLFQYENVSTEWLVTIRLLISGAILLIMSSFGTNKKEIFGIWKQKSYANKMILFGLLGMLAVQYTYFASIKEGNAAVATLLQYLAPIFITIYLLFKWNVRPSKIDFISIALSLLGTFLLLTNGSVQNLAVSTPAIVWGILSGLSLAFYSLYSKELLERWSSSVIVGWGMIIGGIGVTILHFISTNEFILLSTMKYVKPSSLPLIAFVVIFGTLIAFYLYLDSIRYLTPKETTLFGCTEPLAAIISSVLILHVPFQSFQLLGAFCVIVMVLILSQKPDEGKPKLKLMSRKKQNIQ, encoded by the coding sequence ATGGATCCAAATCGATTAAAAGGAATTATAATGGTCATAATCGGTGCTTGTTTATGGGGCTTATCCGGAACAGCTGCGCAACAACTATTTCAATATGAAAATGTTTCTACTGAATGGCTAGTTACAATCCGTTTACTTATATCCGGTGCTATTTTGCTCATTATGTCATCATTTGGAACGAACAAAAAAGAAATATTCGGCATCTGGAAACAAAAGTCTTATGCAAATAAGATGATTTTATTCGGTCTTTTAGGCATGCTTGCTGTACAGTACACGTACTTCGCTTCTATTAAAGAAGGCAACGCTGCTGTTGCAACTTTGTTACAATATTTAGCCCCTATATTTATCACTATATACTTACTGTTCAAATGGAACGTCCGTCCATCAAAAATTGATTTTATTTCAATTGCACTCTCATTATTAGGGACTTTCCTCTTACTAACAAACGGGTCTGTTCAAAACTTAGCTGTTTCCACACCAGCTATCGTTTGGGGCATTTTATCTGGATTATCACTCGCATTTTATAGTTTGTATTCAAAAGAATTGTTAGAAAGATGGTCTTCATCTGTTATCGTTGGATGGGGAATGATTATTGGGGGTATTGGTGTAACGATTTTACACTTTATTTCCACAAACGAATTCATTTTATTATCAACTATGAAATATGTAAAACCAAGTAGCCTCCCGCTCATTGCATTTGTCGTCATTTTCGGGACACTCATCGCATTTTATTTATACTTAGATAGCATAAGATACCTTACACCGAAAGAAACAACGTTATTTGGTTGTACAGAGCCGCTCGCAGCTATTATTTCTTCGGTACTTATTTTGCACGTACCGTTTCAATCTTTTCAGTTATTAGGTGCTTTTTGTGTCATTGTAATGGTGCTCATATTAAGCCAAAAGCCGGATGAAGGAAAACCGAAGCTAAAACTTATGAGTAGAAAAAAACAAAATATACAATGA
- a CDS encoding GntR family transcriptional regulator: MPVPQNYKKPGRVSAKSLVLTQLQDWIIEGVLQPDEKINDGELAEALGVSRTPVREALQILELSGLVEMIPGQKTKIAPIKLEDVSIIYETLAGLHSIIGKQALQKVTDADIKLLSEINDTFQQSIHEKDSKKALKLDIQFHNTITSIAKNRYIEPFLENMQLHVLRLEYLFFQNFVPASQSIKEHHSIIQALQKQDEKRMEQMMAQNWLRPMKEIQKMISMKE; encoded by the coding sequence ATGCCTGTCCCTCAAAATTATAAAAAACCTGGCAGAGTTTCCGCAAAGTCACTCGTTTTAACCCAACTACAAGATTGGATTATAGAAGGTGTATTACAACCAGATGAAAAAATTAATGATGGGGAATTGGCGGAAGCACTAGGTGTAAGCAGAACACCAGTTAGAGAAGCTTTACAAATTTTAGAGCTTTCTGGGCTAGTAGAAATGATTCCCGGTCAAAAAACGAAAATTGCTCCTATTAAATTAGAAGACGTATCTATCATTTATGAGACGCTGGCCGGTCTTCACTCAATTATAGGAAAACAAGCACTTCAAAAAGTTACAGATGCTGATATTAAACTACTTTCCGAGATAAATGATACTTTTCAACAATCTATACATGAAAAAGATTCAAAAAAAGCTTTAAAACTAGATATACAATTTCACAATACAATTACTTCTATTGCTAAAAACCGATATATTGAACCTTTTCTAGAAAATATGCAGCTTCACGTTTTACGACTTGAATATTTGTTTTTCCAAAACTTTGTGCCTGCAAGTCAATCTATTAAAGAACATCACTCTATCATTCAAGCACTTCAAAAGCAGGACGAAAAACGAATGGAACAAATGATGGCTCAAAATTGGCTCCGTCCCATGAAAGAAATACAAAAAATGATTTCTATGAAAGAATAA
- the fbpA gene encoding Fur-regulated basic protein FbpA yields the protein MSSQLRFAVENRKRHLIDELIGAGVFKIRDRQLYELSLEELEKEYEDIEDYANIQA from the coding sequence ATGAGTAGTCAACTCCGTTTTGCTGTTGAAAATCGTAAGAGGCATTTAATTGATGAGTTAATTGGAGCAGGGGTGTTTAAGATTCGCGACCGACAATTATACGAGCTATCTTTAGAGGAATTGGAAAAAGAGTACGAAGATATTGAAGATTACGCAAATATTCAGGCATAG
- a CDS encoding cation diffusion facilitator family transporter — translation MGHSHDHGHSKNKKALLIAFLLTTSFMVAEVIGGFVTNSLALLSDAGHMLSDAVSLALSLLAFKLGEKAATAAKTYGYKRVEMLAALCNGVVLIVISIYIFIEAIRRFKEPVEIASNGMLIIAVLGLLINILSAWILMRGGDVKGNLNLRSAFLHVLGDLLGSVGAIIAALFIKFFGWTAADAIASILVSILVIISGWRVTRDTVHILMEGAPQHIDMDEVKNTLLTIAIVKEVHDLHIWSVTSDFQVLTCHLIIKGNETQSVLKEATDVLKEKFHVEHVTIQVEMEGEFYHSETTCKV, via the coding sequence ATGGGACATTCACATGATCACGGTCATTCAAAAAATAAAAAGGCGTTATTAATTGCCTTCCTATTAACAACAAGCTTTATGGTTGCTGAAGTTATTGGCGGATTTGTAACAAATAGTTTAGCACTATTATCTGACGCGGGGCATATGTTAAGTGATGCAGTATCCTTGGCTTTAAGTTTACTTGCGTTTAAGCTTGGAGAAAAAGCAGCGACGGCTGCAAAAACATACGGGTATAAGCGCGTCGAAATGTTAGCGGCATTATGTAACGGTGTCGTTCTTATCGTCATTTCTATATACATTTTTATTGAAGCAATTCGTCGTTTTAAAGAACCAGTTGAGATTGCTAGTAATGGGATGCTCATTATTGCTGTACTTGGTTTGCTTATTAATATTTTATCAGCTTGGATATTAATGAGAGGCGGAGATGTGAAAGGTAATTTGAATTTAAGAAGTGCTTTCTTACACGTATTAGGCGATCTATTAGGATCAGTCGGAGCGATTATTGCAGCGCTATTTATTAAATTTTTCGGATGGACTGCTGCAGACGCAATTGCTAGTATTCTTGTGTCTATTTTAGTCATTATTAGTGGGTGGCGTGTAACACGTGATACAGTCCATATATTAATGGAAGGTGCACCGCAGCACATAGATATGGATGAGGTGAAAAATACATTATTAACGATTGCGATTGTAAAAGAAGTTCATGATTTGCACATATGGTCTGTCACATCGGATTTTCAAGTATTAACTTGCCACCTGATTATAAAAGGTAATGAAACGCAAAGTGTATTAAAAGAGGCTACGGATGTATTAAAGGAGAAGTTTCATGTAGAACATGTCACCATCCAAGTAGAAATGGAAGGTGAGTTTTATCATAGCGAGACAACTTGCAAAGTATGA
- a CDS encoding glycosyl hydrolase, producing MKRLFLCMERELVVVKEQYGNYETTYHLQNMQPTCIAVDPFQQKRVYCGTFGRGLWLSDDGGDSWRPIGDSYRYFDFPKEDGILHSSITSITISSNEQVNGYGVVYVGTEPSALFRSENGGETWTELKNMKSLLSSYTWAFPPRPFTHHVRWITVDPNNSNTLHVSIEAGAVIQSNDKGHTWLDKKFGAPIDAHQLLMHPEAPNRLYASCGDGFMGGPDRAYLESYNSGNSWISCSEGLEHHYLYSMAIDPADCDTVLVSAAPSADLAHHRIPYESYIYRKTKDTPFEQVQQGLPSAIGTVISMFATNPAEPHTFYTLNNNGIFQSTDSGETWEQLNITWKDEYKTQHPHALFVTSF from the coding sequence ATGAAACGTTTATTTCTCTGTATGGAGCGTGAACTTGTTGTAGTAAAAGAACAATATGGTAACTACGAAACGACTTATCACTTACAAAATATGCAACCTACCTGTATTGCCGTTGATCCGTTCCAACAAAAACGTGTATATTGCGGAACATTTGGACGAGGTTTATGGTTAAGCGACGATGGCGGAGATTCGTGGAGACCAATTGGGGATTCCTATCGCTACTTTGATTTCCCTAAAGAAGATGGTATTTTACACTCCTCTATCACTTCTATAACGATAAGCTCAAATGAACAAGTTAACGGATATGGCGTCGTTTATGTCGGCACAGAACCGAGCGCTTTATTCCGTTCTGAAAATGGTGGTGAAACGTGGACGGAACTTAAAAATATGAAATCATTATTATCTTCTTATACGTGGGCTTTTCCTCCTAGACCTTTTACCCATCACGTACGCTGGATTACAGTTGATCCAAACAATTCAAATACACTCCACGTTTCAATCGAAGCTGGTGCTGTTATTCAAAGTAACGATAAAGGGCATACATGGCTTGATAAAAAATTCGGTGCTCCTATCGACGCTCATCAATTACTCATGCACCCTGAAGCCCCAAATCGCCTTTATGCATCATGTGGTGACGGATTTATGGGCGGACCCGATCGTGCCTATCTTGAAAGTTATAACAGTGGAAACAGCTGGATCTCATGTAGTGAAGGACTTGAGCATCATTATTTATACAGCATGGCTATCGATCCAGCTGACTGCGATACTGTTCTCGTTTCTGCTGCACCGAGTGCCGATCTTGCTCATCATCGTATTCCTTATGAATCTTATATATATCGAAAAACGAAAGATACTCCTTTCGAGCAAGTACAGCAAGGACTGCCGTCTGCAATCGGTACAGTCATTTCGATGTTTGCTACAAATCCAGCCGAACCACATACATTTTACACTTTAAATAACAATGGCATCTTTCAATCCACTGATAGCGGTGAAACGTGGGAACAACTAAACATTACATGGAAAGATGAGTATAAAACACAGCATCCACATGCTTTATTTGTTACTAGTTTTTAA
- a CDS encoding DUF4179 domain-containing protein gives MKDIYELLNDIDIDEKELEEIETSEIEKEKVKRNLKQSIRTKKKMKTWKKGVAAASILVGLSVATLGIGFPTYAGGLPIVGDIFRFLDNGRTGVYENYKEFSTELNMTKESNGVKVTINDVISDGRTVSITYSLESEQDLGDDPIILGGLDIMDAHGSSGSGKMTKVTEKKYVGMVTTTHHDSNKKDKVNFRWNIERIEMPDKKKSIQGNWNFALTVKSVDSKERTIGGSSEKEGIKANMEKVAMSPVSFILYYNQEVSKGARKEWDSVDVELTVKDDLGNDYSGEGNGGSGNDPYNIRWSATFQKLNENATKLIVTPHVHLRVHTPENHGGVEYVNGKEKKIEVPKKEAKSKDIVLDDIVIDLKK, from the coding sequence ATGAAAGACATTTATGAACTATTAAATGATATTGATATAGATGAAAAAGAACTTGAGGAAATTGAGACTTCTGAAATTGAAAAAGAAAAAGTGAAACGTAATTTAAAACAATCGATACGTACGAAGAAAAAGATGAAAACTTGGAAAAAAGGTGTCGCTGCTGCATCTATTTTAGTAGGGTTATCAGTTGCAACACTGGGTATCGGATTTCCAACTTACGCTGGAGGATTGCCAATCGTAGGTGACATATTCCGATTTTTAGATAATGGTAGAACAGGGGTATATGAAAATTATAAAGAGTTTTCAACTGAATTGAATATGACGAAAGAGAGTAATGGGGTTAAGGTTACAATTAATGATGTAATTTCTGATGGCAGAACAGTATCTATAACGTATTCACTGGAAAGTGAGCAAGACTTAGGGGATGATCCTATCATATTAGGCGGATTGGATATAATGGACGCTCATGGTAGTTCAGGAAGTGGAAAAATGACTAAAGTTACTGAAAAAAAGTATGTAGGTATGGTAACAACGACGCACCATGATAGTAATAAAAAGGACAAAGTAAACTTTAGATGGAATATAGAGAGAATAGAGATGCCAGATAAGAAAAAATCAATACAAGGTAATTGGAATTTCGCGTTAACTGTAAAATCAGTGGATAGTAAAGAGAGAACAATTGGTGGAAGTTCGGAAAAAGAAGGTATAAAGGCAAATATGGAAAAGGTCGCAATGTCGCCGGTTTCATTTATTCTTTATTACAATCAAGAAGTTTCTAAGGGTGCGAGGAAAGAATGGGATAGTGTAGATGTTGAATTGACGGTTAAGGATGATTTAGGGAATGATTATTCGGGTGAAGGAAATGGGGGAAGTGGCAACGATCCTTACAATATTCGATGGAGTGCCACATTCCAAAAACTAAACGAAAATGCAACAAAGCTTATCGTTACACCTCACGTGCACTTGCGAGTTCATACACCTGAAAATCATGGTGGAGTAGAGTATGTGAATGGAAAAGAGAAGAAAATAGAAGTGCCGAAAAAAGAAGCGAAGAGTAAAGATATTGTGTTAGATGATATCGTGATTGATTTAAAGAAATAA
- a CDS encoding sigma-70 family RNA polymerase sigma factor, with protein sequence MKSNEKNFIKRLQRQKEDALEFVVDTYLPLIKGITHKVLLPVQNDGLIEECINDIFLSIWNNANKFHGEPSDFKNWIAAIAKFKAIDYYRKANKKVEIISDEFHISTEKSAEDELIVMEDREELLKLINQLEPLDQKVFIMKYLLGMKTEEIGDKLGLTRAAIDNRVYRGKKKLQQNATNISFGGSVI encoded by the coding sequence ATGAAATCAAATGAGAAAAATTTTATCAAAAGATTACAGCGGCAAAAAGAAGATGCGCTAGAATTTGTTGTCGATACATACTTACCACTCATAAAGGGGATAACGCATAAAGTTCTTCTTCCAGTTCAAAATGATGGATTGATAGAGGAATGTATAAATGATATTTTCCTATCTATTTGGAATAACGCAAATAAATTTCATGGAGAGCCGAGTGATTTTAAAAACTGGATTGCGGCGATTGCAAAGTTTAAAGCAATTGATTATTACCGAAAAGCGAATAAAAAAGTAGAAATCATTTCAGATGAGTTTCATATCAGTACAGAAAAATCGGCAGAAGACGAATTAATCGTTATGGAAGATCGGGAAGAATTATTGAAGCTCATTAATCAATTGGAACCGTTAGATCAAAAAGTATTCATTATGAAATATCTCCTCGGTATGAAGACAGAAGAAATAGGTGACAAGTTAGGATTAACTCGAGCAGCGATAGATAATCGTGTGTATCGCGGGAAAAAGAAACTACAACAAAATGCTACGAATATTAGTTTTGGAGGTAGTGTAATATGA
- the asnB gene encoding asparagine synthase (glutamine-hydrolyzing), which yields MCGITGWVDWKEDLSNEHVILEKMANSIRHRGPDAEGFWFSPRAAFAHRRLIVIDPEGGTQPKTFRAGDYTYALTYNGEIYNFRELREQLQKCGHAFETHSDTEVLLHAYLEWKEDCVQHLNGIFAFAIWDDQKQQLFLARDHLGVKPLFYTERNDSIIFGSEIKALLAHPSVPAEIDADGINEIFGLGLFRTPGCGVFKHIQEVRAGHSITFTRDKKVVKKYWNLESKIHTDSIEDTSSHILSILQDTVKRQLIADVPLVCMLSGGLDSSGITALAGKEFAEEHKTLHTYSIDFLNSAKDFELTFARTGLDAPWVKRVSEHVGTSHHDIIVNAEELANHLFVPLHAKDLPSAGEMETSLYLLFCEMKKDATVALSGESADEVFGGYPWFHQKELLYVDKFPWLTNWKNTSSLLLNDVTTQCNPEHYINKRFHEAALEVPTLEGESKKSAKQRQMFYLFLTRFLPFLLDRKDRMSMAVGFEVRVPFCDYRLVEYLWNVPFNIKSIDNIEKGILRRALKPALPDDVRNRRKSAYPTSQDPHYLQTIRNLTLDMCSNKNNPVFSLINHSILLAIADQSNKEITNFEARSAMEYMLQVNEWLKTYHIHIA from the coding sequence ATGTGTGGAATCACAGGTTGGGTAGATTGGAAGGAAGACCTTTCAAATGAACATGTTATTTTAGAAAAGATGGCGAATAGTATTCGGCATCGTGGACCGGATGCTGAAGGATTTTGGTTTTCACCTCGTGCGGCCTTTGCACACCGGCGTTTAATTGTAATTGATCCAGAAGGCGGGACACAACCAAAAACATTTCGTGCTGGTGATTATACGTATGCTCTTACTTATAATGGAGAAATTTATAATTTCCGTGAGCTGAGAGAGCAACTTCAAAAATGTGGGCATGCATTTGAAACTCATTCGGATACAGAAGTGTTACTACATGCTTATTTAGAATGGAAAGAAGACTGCGTACAACATTTAAATGGAATTTTCGCTTTTGCTATATGGGATGATCAGAAGCAACAATTGTTTTTAGCACGCGATCATCTAGGTGTAAAACCACTCTTTTATACGGAAAGAAATGACAGTATTATTTTCGGATCTGAAATAAAGGCACTACTAGCTCATCCATCTGTTCCTGCTGAAATTGATGCGGATGGCATAAATGAAATATTTGGATTAGGCTTATTTCGAACTCCTGGATGTGGTGTCTTTAAACATATTCAGGAAGTGCGTGCTGGACATTCTATAACATTTACACGTGATAAAAAAGTCGTTAAGAAGTATTGGAATTTAGAAAGTAAGATCCATACAGACTCTATAGAAGACACATCTTCTCATATTTTATCTATCTTACAAGATACAGTAAAAAGACAATTAATTGCCGATGTTCCCCTCGTATGTATGTTATCAGGCGGATTAGATTCTAGTGGTATCACTGCTCTGGCAGGTAAAGAATTTGCAGAGGAACACAAAACACTTCACACGTATTCAATCGACTTTTTAAATAGCGCAAAAGATTTCGAACTGACATTTGCTCGAACTGGTCTAGATGCTCCTTGGGTAAAACGCGTTTCTGAACATGTAGGGACATCGCATCATGACATTATTGTGAATGCTGAAGAATTAGCAAATCACTTATTCGTTCCCCTTCATGCGAAAGATTTACCAAGTGCAGGCGAAATGGAAACTTCACTATATTTACTATTTTGCGAAATGAAAAAAGATGCAACCGTAGCTTTATCTGGCGAATCTGCTGATGAAGTATTCGGGGGATATCCTTGGTTTCATCAAAAAGAACTATTATATGTAGATAAGTTTCCATGGTTAACAAACTGGAAAAACACATCTTCTCTATTATTAAATGACGTAACGACTCAATGTAATCCTGAGCATTATATTAATAAACGATTCCATGAGGCTGCTCTTGAAGTACCTACTCTTGAAGGTGAAAGTAAAAAATCCGCGAAACAACGTCAAATGTTTTATTTATTTTTAACACGATTCCTTCCGTTCTTACTCGACCGTAAAGACCGTATGAGTATGGCTGTAGGATTTGAAGTTCGTGTACCGTTTTGCGATTATAGATTAGTTGAATATTTATGGAACGTTCCTTTCAACATAAAAAGTATTGATAATATTGAAAAAGGAATTTTACGTAGGGCACTGAAACCTGCTTTACCTGATGATGTGCGAAATAGAAGAAAAAGCGCTTATCCTACTTCACAAGATCCACACTATTTACAAACAATCCGTAATTTAACACTTGATATGTGCAGCAATAAAAACAATCCTGTTTTCTCACTCATTAACCATTCCATATTACTTGCAATTGCTGATCAAAGTAACAAAGAGATTACCAATTTTGAAGCAAGAAGCGCTATGGAGTATATGCTACAAGTAAATGAATGGTTAAAAACGTATCATATTCATATTGCTTAA
- a CDS encoding protein phosphatase 2C domain-containing protein: protein MCKGIHLARERMIAVNTFKWISHEKMYVDQIHVEKCGPLSVGVYGGNQESDAYERGDAVLAWWDLKLEFEFVMIFDTHHKTKNIHYIIEAISEREEKLKELFSYPIHLAFHHTHMYLLALFTDELFIEKCDQDDEELACLICLRKGEFLYWLSVGDCFAYLFHSEQAKNGKGRLNKRKNYEYIGRKNVFAANTPCFTSGIRGLEKGQNHIVMATDGILECDKRKFDDDQSLVEILHDGTSLQIEPVLTNVLQWKGRDCATIIGWSIDTENRQCAN, encoded by the coding sequence ATGTGTAAAGGTATACATTTAGCAAGAGAGAGGATGATAGCTGTGAATACATTTAAATGGATTAGTCATGAAAAGATGTATGTAGATCAAATACATGTTGAAAAATGTGGTCCTCTTTCAGTCGGCGTATATGGAGGAAATCAAGAGAGTGATGCATATGAAAGAGGAGATGCAGTGCTAGCTTGGTGGGATCTGAAATTAGAATTTGAATTTGTTATGATTTTTGATACACATCATAAAACGAAAAATATACATTATATAATAGAAGCGATTTCAGAAAGAGAAGAAAAACTAAAAGAGTTATTTTCATACCCAATCCATTTAGCTTTTCATCATACACATATGTACTTATTAGCGTTATTTACAGATGAGCTATTTATCGAGAAATGTGACCAAGATGATGAGGAACTTGCATGTTTAATTTGTTTACGAAAAGGTGAGTTCTTATATTGGCTATCAGTTGGTGATTGCTTCGCGTATTTATTCCATTCAGAGCAAGCGAAAAATGGAAAAGGTAGGCTAAATAAGCGTAAGAACTATGAATATATAGGAAGAAAAAATGTTTTTGCAGCGAATACCCCTTGCTTTACATCAGGGATAAGGGGATTAGAAAAAGGTCAAAATCACATTGTAATGGCAACAGATGGTATTTTAGAATGTGATAAACGAAAGTTTGATGATGATCAATCTTTAGTAGAAATATTACACGACGGAACTTCTTTACAGATTGAGCCTGTATTAACAAATGTACTTCAGTGGAAAGGTAGAGATTGTGCCACTATTATTGGATGGTCCATCGATACTGAAAATAGACAATGTGCCAATTAA
- a CDS encoding MarR family transcriptional regulator, producing the protein MKDINPHWETIYYHLRYEYEDNLSHQAIRILQITSREKDITIGKIASELGLSHNTASEHVKRLIQKGFIIKERNKQDERVVNLTLMTEGIEALEKHTLLDKKKLQILESQLSKEEQQLIEKAFSLLAKEAKYAFPR; encoded by the coding sequence ATGAAAGACATTAATCCACATTGGGAGACAATATACTATCACTTACGCTATGAATATGAAGACAATCTTTCTCATCAAGCAATTCGTATTTTACAAATCACTTCTCGAGAGAAAGATATAACAATTGGAAAAATTGCTTCTGAACTTGGTTTATCTCATAACACAGCGTCCGAACATGTAAAACGCCTTATTCAAAAAGGATTTATCATTAAAGAAAGAAATAAACAAGATGAAAGAGTTGTGAATCTTACATTAATGACAGAAGGAATTGAAGCATTAGAAAAGCATACTTTGCTAGATAAAAAAAAGTTACAAATATTAGAATCACAATTATCAAAAGAAGAGCAACAACTAATAGAAAAAGCCTTTTCGTTATTAGCTAAGGAGGCAAAATATGCATTTCCTCGTTAA
- a CDS encoding DUF3147 family protein produces MHFLVKVIVSALIIGGVTEFAKYFSTLGGFIAALPLISLLSLFWISFEGGSKQELSQFALGVLYGFPASALLLFIVYIGLKNSFSLSTSILFGICAWCIVFTCQKVFQA; encoded by the coding sequence ATGCATTTCCTCGTTAAGGTCATCGTCTCCGCCCTCATTATTGGGGGTGTAACCGAATTTGCCAAATATTTTAGTACGCTTGGTGGCTTTATCGCAGCCCTTCCTCTTATTAGTTTACTTAGTTTATTTTGGATTTCTTTCGAAGGTGGGAGTAAACAAGAATTAAGTCAATTCGCTTTAGGCGTATTATATGGATTTCCTGCATCTGCACTACTATTATTTATTGTTTATATCGGTTTAAAGAACTCCTTTTCACTTAGTACATCTATACTCTTCGGCATATGTGCCTGGTGTATCGTCTTTACTTGCCAAAAAGTATTTCAAGCTTAG
- a CDS encoding alpha/beta hydrolase: MCLVYRLYLPKSISSLGGITINRSVEIFGQTVEVYMRGSSKQTVVIQTGMGCSFYDWLPIIEKLSQKFTVISYHRPGYGESELGTNRRTTMQVVKELHMLLHELDIYEPIILIGHSYGGLCAQHFAMLHEDRLQALLLVDSTSMNLHRLDELHLPVSDQTDSDDMWLQKYHTYSNMDAEALYNELKSMLVNQPKHHTEFSTSPSLYKATAAELSEWKNCALSIKKQHKTLEIPLIVIGRDPQYSIAQLIEGGMPKEEATQLEDMWQELICEQLNLSINSQYILAEHAGHGIENDRPDIIIQVIQSLHTKKGSN; encoded by the coding sequence ATGTGCCTGGTGTATCGTCTTTACTTGCCAAAAAGTATTTCAAGCTTAGGGGGAATTACTATTAATAGATCAGTAGAGATATTTGGACAAACTGTAGAAGTATATATGAGAGGTAGCAGTAAACAAACTGTAGTCATTCAAACAGGAATGGGATGCTCATTTTATGATTGGCTTCCTATTATAGAAAAGCTTTCACAAAAATTTACAGTCATTTCATATCATCGCCCAGGTTACGGAGAAAGTGAGCTAGGAACTAATCGACGTACAACAATGCAAGTTGTAAAAGAACTACATATGTTACTACATGAACTAGATATTTACGAGCCAATCATTTTAATCGGTCATTCCTATGGAGGTTTATGCGCACAACATTTTGCAATGTTACATGAAGATAGGCTGCAAGCACTTCTTTTAGTTGATTCTACTTCCATGAACTTACACCGATTAGATGAACTGCATTTACCGGTTTCTGATCAAACTGATTCTGATGATATGTGGCTACAAAAATATCATACTTACTCCAACATGGATGCAGAAGCACTTTATAATGAACTAAAATCTATGCTCGTAAATCAACCAAAACATCACACAGAATTTTCCACATCCCCTTCATTATATAAAGCGACAGCTGCTGAACTGTCCGAGTGGAAAAATTGTGCTCTCTCAATAAAAAAACAACATAAAACATTAGAAATACCATTAATCGTTATCGGTAGAGATCCTCAATATTCTATTGCCCAATTGATTGAGGGCGGTATGCCAAAAGAAGAAGCTACACAACTTGAAGATATGTGGCAAGAACTTATTTGTGAACAATTAAATCTCTCAATAAACAGCCAGTACATTTTGGCTGAACATGCTGGTCACGGTATAGAAAATGATCGACCAGATATTATCATTCAAGTCATTCAATCTTTACACACAAAAAAAGGAAGCAACTAA